A single Gordonia westfalica DNA region contains:
- a CDS encoding helix-turn-helix domain-containing protein: MSDIPEWRAGSLADNLAVALRTRLAETGVSQGDLARRAGVSEKHLSQVINGRAGASVATWDRLFVALNTANDARQDTVGGEL; this comes from the coding sequence GTGAGCGACATTCCGGAGTGGCGTGCAGGATCGCTCGCCGACAACCTCGCCGTCGCACTGAGGACCCGACTTGCCGAGACCGGAGTCTCGCAGGGCGATCTCGCGCGTCGCGCCGGCGTCAGCGAAAAGCACCTGTCGCAGGTCATCAACGGACGCGCCGGTGCCTCGGTAGCAACCTGGGACCGACTCTTTGTCGCGCTGAATACAGCGAATGACGCTCGCCAAGACACCGTCGGGGGTGAGTTGTGA
- a CDS encoding helix-turn-helix domain-containing protein, translating to MSDIPEWRAGSLADNLAVALRTRLAETGVSQGDLARRAGVSEKHLSQVINGRAGASVATWDRLFVALNTANDARQDTVGVSCDLPLQPPRSRHRLATTPTPDTPTPATRRRESCCGTTGKPHHRGRMRGGQGAVNTPATDRTAKEFSQ from the coding sequence GTGAGCGACATTCCGGAGTGGCGTGCAGGATCGCTCGCCGACAACCTCGCCGTCGCACTGAGGACCCGACTTGCCGAGACCGGAGTCTCGCAGGGCGATCTCGCGCGTCGCGCCGGCGTCAGCGAAAAGCACCTGTCGCAGGTCATCAACGGACGCGCCGGTGCCTCGGTAGCAACCTGGGACCGACTCTTTGTCGCGCTGAATACAGCGAATGACGCTCGCCAAGACACCGTCGGGGTGAGTTGTGACCTGCCGCTGCAACCCCCTCGAAGCCGTCATCGACTGGCTACTACCCCGACTCCGGATACTCCCACCCCTGCTACCCGAAGGCGCGAATCCTGCTGTGGCACAACGGGAAAACCCCACCATCGGGGTAGAATGAGGGGTGGCCAGGGTGCTGTGAACACCCCGGCCACTGACCGAACTGCGAAGGAGTTCAGCCAATGA
- a CDS encoding YegP family protein codes for MIVYENIPEKVSEYRGTIEVYEDEILQVDLDAKSVVARHPEWRWRCKSRNGQILAQGEGYRRRSGALNAIDTQYAARLKVGGINYDVVPRGQERQMLVCPWRVVILDRHGDIDKIGALY; via the coding sequence GTGATCGTCTACGAGAACATCCCGGAGAAGGTGTCTGAGTATCGCGGCACCATCGAGGTGTACGAGGACGAGATCTTGCAGGTCGACCTCGATGCCAAGAGCGTGGTCGCCAGACATCCCGAGTGGCGTTGGCGGTGTAAGTCCCGCAACGGTCAGATCCTCGCTCAGGGGGAAGGCTATCGGCGTAGGTCGGGGGCTCTCAACGCCATCGACACCCAGTACGCGGCGCGGTTGAAGGTTGGTGGCATCAACTACGACGTGGTCCCGCGTGGGCAAGAACGGCAGATGCTCGTCTGCCCGTGGCGTGTGGTGATCCTCGACCGCCACGGAGACATCGACAAGATCGGAGCACTCTACTGA
- a CDS encoding zinc finger domain-containing protein gives MGAIERPCPECAARPGELCVLRSPATGAEKTRHIPAWGEPKETTNEQQQEGFRRRGVQGG, from the coding sequence GTGGGGGCGATCGAGAGGCCGTGCCCTGAGTGCGCGGCCAGGCCGGGGGAGCTTTGCGTACTCCGTTCCCCCGCAACAGGTGCAGAGAAGACACGACACATCCCTGCGTGGGGAGAACCAAAGGAGACAACGAATGAGCAACAACAAGAAGGCTTTCGACGGCGAGGCGTTCAAGGCGGTTGA